In one Erinaceus europaeus chromosome 3, mEriEur2.1, whole genome shotgun sequence genomic region, the following are encoded:
- the GPR75 gene encoding probable G-protein coupled receptor 75, whose protein sequence is MNSTDHLEDAPNATLLHVPRSQGGNATTLPEEIQDLIHSATLVTCTFLLTVIFCLGSYGNFIVFLSFFDPAFRKFRTNFDFMILNLSFCDLFICGVTAPMFIFMLFFSSTNRIPDNFCFTFHLTSAGFIIMSLKTVAVIALHRLRMVLGKQPNRTASRPCTLLLTLLLWATSFTLATLATLKTSRSHLCLPMSSLTAGEGKAILSLYVADFTFCVAVVSVSYIMIAQTLRKNAQVRKSPPVITVDASRPQPFMAAPVKGGGDTIQCAMPALYRNQNYNKLQHIQTHGYTKSPKRLPTPAASRLQLVSAINLSTAKDSKAVVTCVIIVLSVLVCCLPLGISLVQVVLSSNASFILYQFELFGFTLILFKSGLNPFIYSRNSTGLRRKVLWCLQYIGLFFFCCKQKTRLRAVGKGNLEVNRNKSSHHETNSAYVLSPKLQKKFVDQACGLSHSKENVVSPKVSAGHQHCGQSSSTPINTRIEPYYSIYNSSPSQEESIPHNLQPVNSFGFANSYIAMHYHTTNDLIQEYDSTSIKQIPVPSV, encoded by the coding sequence ATGAACTCAACAGACCATCTTGAGGATGCTCCCAATGCCACCTTGCTCCATGTGCCTCGCTCACAGGGAGGAAACGCCACCACTCTCCCCGAGGAAATCCAGGATCTCATTCACTCCGCCACCTTGGTGACCTGTACTTTCCTACTCACAGTCATTTTCTGCCTGGGCTCTTATGGCAACTTCATCGTCTTCTTGTCCTTCTTTGATCCTGCCTTCAGGAAATTCAGAACCAACTTCGATTTCATGATCCTGAACCTGTCTTTCTGTGACCTCTTCATCTGTGGGGTGACCGCCCCCATGTTTATCTTCATGTTATTCTTCAGCTCCACCAATAGGATCCCCGATAATTTCTGCTTCACCTTCCACTTAACCAGTGCAGGCTTCATCATCATGTCCCTCAAGACCGTGGCTGTGATCGCCCTGCACCGACTCCGCATGGTGTTGGGGAAGCAGCCTAACCGCACGGCCTCGCGGCCCTGTACCTTGCTCCTTACTCTGCTCCTGTGGGCCACCAGCTTCACCCTCGCCACTTTGGCCACCCTGAAAACCAGCAGGTCCCACCTCTGCCTCCCCATGTCCAGTCTCACAGCGGGAGAAGGGAAAGCCATCCTGTCACTCTATGTGGCTGACTTCACTTTCTGTGTGGCCGTCGTCTCTGTCTCTTACATCATGATTGCTCAGACCCTGAGGAAAAATGCCCAAGTCCGAAAGAGCCCCCCTGTGATCACAGTCGATGCTTCCAGACCACAGCCCTTCATGGCGGCCCCTGTGAAGGGAGGTGGAGATACTATCCAGTGTGCTATGCCAGCTCTGTACAGGAACCAGAATTACAACAAACTACAGCACATTCAGACCCATGGGTACACCAAGAGTCCCAAAAGGCTGCCAACTCCCGCAGCCAGCCGGCTCCAGTTGGTGTCAGCTATCAATCTCTCCACAGCTAAGGATTCCAAAGCCGTGGTCACCTGTGTGATCATTGTGCTGTCAGTCCTGGTGTGCTGTCTGCCACTGGGAATCTCCTTGGTGCAGGTGGTTCTCTCCAGCAATGCGAGCTTCATCCTTTACCAGTTTGAACTGTTTGGATTTACACTCATACTCTTCAAGTCAGGATTAAACCCTTTTATCTATTCCCGGAATAGTACCGGGCTCAGAAGGAAAGTGCTCTGGTGCCTCCAGTACATAGGCTTGTTTTTCTTCTGTTGTAAACAGAAAACTCGCCTGAGAGCCGTGGGAAAAGGGAACCTTGAGGTCAACAGAAACAAGTCCTCCCATCACGAAACAAACTCCGCCTACGTGTTGTCTCCAAAGCTCCAGAAGAAATTTGTGGACCAGGCTTGTGGCCTAAGTCATTCGAAGGAGAACGTGGTCAGTCCCAAGGTCTCTGCTGGACACCAGCACTGTGGTCAGAGCAGCTCCACCCCCATCAACACGAGGATCGAGCCCTACTACAGCATCTACAACAGCAGCCCCTCCCAGGAAGAGAGCATCCCGCACAACCTACAGCCTGTAAACTCTTTCGGATTTGCCAACTCATATATTGCCATGCACTACCACACCACTAATGACCTAATCCAGGAGTACGACAGCACTTCCATCAAGCAGATTCCAGTTCCCTCAGTTTAG